A region of the Flavobacteriaceae bacterium MAR_2010_188 genome:
GGAAGCTGCTTTTAAAAACGCGGCGAAGATTATCGAAAGAACTTATACCTGCCCATTCCTTGCCCACAACACAATGGAGCCAATGAACTTTTTCGCCAACGTTTCAGGTGATAAGGCCCTTTTAGTTGGCCCTATTCAAACTCCAGAATTTTTAGAAAAAAGTGTGTCTTCTCGGTTGGGAATCCCAGTAGAAAATATCGATGTTCAAATGACGAGGATGGGAGGAGGTTTTGGACGACGCCTTTACGGTCATTTTGGAGTTGAAGCTGCAGTAATTTCTCAGAAAATGAATGCTCCGATCAAGTTAGTATATTCTAGGGAAGATGACATGACCCAAGGAACCTATAGACCAGCTTACAGTGCGACCTACCGGGCAGCTCTGGACGGCAATAATAATCTTATCGCATTTCATGTAAATGCTGGTGGCATCCCCGAATCTCCGGTTTTTGAAAATCGTTTTCCCGCTGGTGCAATAGAAAATTATCTGGCCGAAGGCTGGACCATAAAGTCTAATATCTCTACCGGTGCCTTTAGAGCGCCACGTTCAAATTTTATCGCCGGGGCCGAGCAGTCTTTCCTTGATGAGTTGGCAGAAGAAATGGGTAAGGATCCAATCCAGTTTAGATTAGATTTATTTGAAAAAGCCAAGACTACTCCAATTGGAGAAAAGAACGACTACAATGCATCTAGGTATGCGGGTGTTTTAGAGTTGGTTAGAGATAAATCGGGATGGGAAACCAATACCTCTAATCTTTCAAAAGGCGTTTCAGCATATTTTTGCCATAACAGTTATGTGGCCCAAATAATTGAAATGGAAGTGATAAATGGCAGTCCGGTTATACATAACGTGCATTGTGCGGTGGATTGTGGAATTGTTATAAATATGGATGCAGCTACCAATCTCACAGAGGGTGGAATTGTAGATGGCATTGGTCATGCAATGTATAGCGGTCTAACATTTAAAAATGGTGCAGTAGAACAACATAACTTTGATAGATACCGCTTAATACGACACAGTGAGTCTCCGAAAAAAATAAACGTACATTTTGTTAAAAATGATATTGACCCTACTGGTTTGGGAGAACCGATGTATCCACCTATTATGGGTGCACTTGCCAATGCACTTTATAAAGCTACCGGGCAGAGGCACTACAATCAACCCTTTATCAGTGAGAAAAAGATTGTAGGTTGAGAGTTTCAGCCTAAAAATCCTAAAGTAATTTGGCGAGATTATTGTTAAGCAACGATAGTCTCGTTCTTTTTTTGTCTTAAATTGAACATTCAAAAAATTCAAAATCTTTAGCGATTATTTATTTTCGGTAGAGGTAAACTATATTAATCAATAATCTAATTAAATATGAAAAATGCATTTCAAAATGGCTTTTTAAAACGTTGTTTTACCGCCGTTTTATTCTTTGCTGTAATCACGACTTATGCTCAAGAGCAATTTGGTGGTTTGGCTCTTTACACCGTAAGGGACGACATGTCTAAAGATGCCAAGGCAACTTTAAAGGCCGTTGCTGACGCCGGTTATAAAAATATTGAAGCGGCAGGTTATGAAAATGGAAAGTTTTATAATATGACTCCAAAAGAATTTAAAAAGCTTTTGGACGAACTTAATTTGAAGCCAATTAGTACTCACCAAGGTTCTGTAACTATGGAAAACGCGGACGCTATGATTGCCGACGTTAAAGCGGCCGGTTTTAAATATTTCGTGATTCCGGTGCCTCCAATGGGAATGTTTACATATAACGCAGAAGCGCGTAGTATGGGCATGAAAGGTACCGTGGCAGATTTAACCAAAATTCTAAATACTTTGGGTGAAAAATGTCAGAAAGCGGGATTAAAGTTGCTTTATCATAATCATGATTTTGAGTTCAAAAAGAATGAGGAAGGAATTGTTCCGATTGAATATATGTTAGAGAATACCGACCCTAAATATGTCAATTTTCAAATGGATTTATTTTGGGTTACCAAAGCAGGAGCAAGTCCGGTCGCTTATTTTGAAAAATACCCACATCGCTTTAAAATCTGGCATGTTAAGGATATGAGTGAAGATGGTGTTTTTGCTCCAGTAGGAACAGGAACTATCGATTTCAAGAATATCTTGGCACAGAAAGAGCTATCCGGAATGAAATATTATATGGTCGAACAAGATAATACGTTCGATTTAAAACCGCTCGAAGCTATAAAAATTAGCCACGACGGTCTTAAGAAAATTGGTTTCAAGAAATAAGAAAGGGTTTAAACCGCTTCCTTATAGATTGATTTCTTAGCCAATTTTTTTACTTTATTTTGATATTTAAGGCTCGTTTCAAGAATGTTTTTTAATTTCTTGCGAGCCTTTTTCATTTTCAGGGTTTTGGCCATTCTAGAGGTATTTTCATAATTAGCAGATTTGTATGCCATCAACCTATTGTAAGATGCCAATTGCCCAGCTTCTTTAACCTTCGCCGTAATATCGCTGCTATTTTCACTTTTAATATTGGTCAGTATTTCTGCTACGACGCTATCGGTTGTGCTTCCAGGATTAACGGAATGTTTTTGCAACAATGCTTTTATGACTTCATAATCCGCACTATTTTTATTAGATATTTTGCTGATCCGTTTATCAAGATCAGAGTTGTTAAGAGGTTTTAATTCTTGCATGGTGGCAGCAATCTGCTTTTCCATTGCGTAGAGATTTTTTAATTCTGATATAAATAGTTCTTCGAGATTTTTCATTTTTGAAAATTTATGATGTTAGTATTCTTCAATCTAATATGGAATATAGTTGAATTTCAAATTCTTGCTTGCTTCAATTAAAAGTTTTCATGACCGATTTCATTAAATCATCTACATTAATACAGTGTGATTTTAAACGATTGAGATGTTCTTCCCAGAGCCAATTAAAAAAAATACTGTTAAAAAATTAGCCCGCTACAAAACAAAGTACTATTTACTTATATTTGTAGTATGAATGTTATTTCCAAGAATATCCGCCATCTGCGTACTCTACGTGGTTTGACCCAAGAATATTTAGCTGAAGACCTTAAAGTTACAAGGGCAAGAATCGGTTCTTATGAAGAAGGACGTTCTTATCCCACAATCGATTTCTTGATTCAGATTTCAGATTATTTTAAACTTCCGATAGATATTTTGGTAAGAAAAGATCTGTCTAAATCTAAAGATTCCTCTTTTATAGAGTTGAATAATCAACGGGTACTTTTTCCCATTGTTGTAGATTCTGATGATAACGACCTTATTGAAATTGTTCCGGTAAAAGCTTCTGCAGGTTATCTGGCAGGTTACGACGATCCAGAATTTATTGAGCAGTTAGATAAAATAAAGTTGCCATTCTTGCCAACCGGTAAGCATAGGGCTTTCCCTATAAAAGGTGATTCGATGTTACCCATGAAACCTGGTTCTTTTGTGGTTGGCAGGTTTGTAGAAGACAGATGCGATATCAAAAATGGAAGAACTTATGTGGTTATGACCTTAAATGACGGTTTGGTATATAAACGGGTGTTTAATAAGATTGAAGAAAATGGTACGTTGCTTTTGGTTTCAGACAACAATCTTTATGAGGCTTATGAAGTTCCGATCAATGAAGTCTTAGAGATTTGGGAGTTTACTTGTAGCATCAATACCCAAGAGTATGATGAAGCTGAGCTCAAAATAAGCAGTATTATGAATATGTTCAATGAATTGGGGGTTGAATTAAAAGCTTTAAATAGACATCTAGGATGATATATTCTGTAATTGATGTAGAGACCACTGGTCGCGGGAACAAGATTACCGAGATATCCATTTTTAAAACGGATGGTGTGAATGTCATCGAGGAATTTACCTCTTTGGTTAATCCAAAATCCCTGATACCTAGACATATAACTGCGCTAACCGGCATTGACAACTTAATGGTTGCCGATGCTCCTACTTTTGAAGAGATTTCTGCCCAGATATTAGAGATTACCGCAGATTGTGTGTTTGTAGCACATAATGTAAATTTCGATTATAATGTCATTAGAAATGAATTTAAGGAGATAGGAATTGATTTTAGACGTCGAAAATTATGCACCGTAAGACTTTCTAGAAAATTATTC
Encoded here:
- a CDS encoding Sugar phosphate isomerase/epimerase, whose protein sequence is MKNAFQNGFLKRCFTAVLFFAVITTYAQEQFGGLALYTVRDDMSKDAKATLKAVADAGYKNIEAAGYENGKFYNMTPKEFKKLLDELNLKPISTHQGSVTMENADAMIADVKAAGFKYFVIPVPPMGMFTYNAEARSMGMKGTVADLTKILNTLGEKCQKAGLKLLYHNHDFEFKKNEEGIVPIEYMLENTDPKYVNFQMDLFWVTKAGASPVAYFEKYPHRFKIWHVKDMSEDGVFAPVGTGTIDFKNILAQKELSGMKYYMVEQDNTFDLKPLEAIKISHDGLKKIGFKK
- a CDS encoding Ferritin-like metal-binding protein YciE, with the protein product MKNLEELFISELKNLYAMEKQIAATMQELKPLNNSDLDKRISKISNKNSADYEVIKALLQKHSVNPGSTTDSVVAEILTNIKSENSSDITAKVKEAGQLASYNRLMAYKSANYENTSRMAKTLKMKKARKKLKNILETSLKYQNKVKKLAKKSIYKEAV
- a CDS encoding Helix-turn-helix; this encodes MNVISKNIRHLRTLRGLTQEYLAEDLKVTRARIGSYEEGRSYPTIDFLIQISDYFKLPIDILVRKDLSKSKDSSFIELNNQRVLFPIVVDSDDNDLIEIVPVKASAGYLAGYDDPEFIEQLDKIKLPFLPTGKHRAFPIKGDSMLPMKPGSFVVGRFVEDRCDIKNGRTYVVMTLNDGLVYKRVFNKIEENGTLLLVSDNNLYEAYEVPINEVLEIWEFTCSINTQEYDEAELKISSIMNMFNELGVELKALNRHLG